The following proteins are encoded in a genomic region of Diabrotica virgifera virgifera chromosome 1, PGI_DIABVI_V3a:
- the LOC126878914 gene encoding uncharacterized protein LOC126878914 produces MNMNKIKHKYKFRSRTVKLVNEALSTECHSKPLDQSRSSNGSEYTPTCFSDDLDDSYEMHSISIETTDDSVANKQQTDCDLMYENDAILDDSTPNPIYQELIASSSLDNIEKSADETNSSLIDSVCLKKRRIRRKHNCIYCDIPVLNFARHLERIHSDELEVQKYLSLDKKDPKRKYFIDKIRKEGDFCIGKSVPVFRRNVLSNSDESSTNSNMLPCIHCKGYYAKKSLRRHIRRCYFNEKKATGKVRHQSEAQNLMATNFGSTDPLRTSGGCFKFTSCG; encoded by the exons ATGAATATGAacaaaattaaacataaatataagtTTCGTTCACGTACAGTGAAATTAGTGAATGAAGCCTTAAGTACAG AGTGCCATTCTAAGCCTCTCGATCAATCAAGATCATCAAACGGTAGCGAATATACTCCTACCTGTTTCAGTg ATGATTTGGATGACTCATATGAAATGCACTCTATTTCTATTGAAACAACAGATGACAGTGTGGCAAATA aACAACAAACAGATTGTGACTTGATGTATGAAAATGATGCTATTTTAGATGACTCTACCCCTAATCCAATATATCAAGAACTTATAGCATCATCTTCTCTCG ATAATATAGAAAAATCAGCGGATGAAACTAATTCCTCACTTATTGACAGTGTATGTTTGAAGAAAAGAAGGATACGAAGAAAACACAATTGTATTTACTGCGACATCCCTGTTTTAAATTTTGCTAGACACCTTGAAAGAATTCATAGTGATGAACTTGAGGTTCAAAAATACTTATCTCTTGACAAAAAGGATCCGAAACGAaaatatttcattgataaaatACGAAAGGAGGGAGACTTCTGCATTGGCAAATCCGTACCTGTGTTTCGTAGAAATGTTTTAAGTAATAGTGATGAATCTTCGACTAATTCAAACATGCTTCCATGTATACACTGTAAAG gatattatgccaaaaaatcgcTTCGGCGCCACATTAGACGGTGctattttaatgaaaaaaaggCAACAGGAAAAGTACGACATCAGTCCGAAGCCCAAAACCTAATGGCTACTAATTTTGGATCAACCGATCCACTAAGGACTTCGGGCGGGTGTTTTAAATTCACTAGCTGCGGATGA